A section of the Enterococcus montenegrensis genome encodes:
- a CDS encoding serine hydrolase domain-containing protein, whose amino-acid sequence MRGRHFKNKKKRLIYPILFLLIFTLLGYWLYGNRHNLFFATASTTEASKEATIESSTTEQPDPENDPTITTPLAANDYQNLDKDVLLASSDNYDNSLKLGNFVGTALIVKNGQIILHQGYGYQNFAEQKRNSIHSLYQIGSVQKSFTATLIYKQIEAGRLSLETPLSQFFPQVFGSENITIRQMLHMTSGLTLSEIPLTVTNEAEVVNFAVNDAQLKYSGRFFYSPVNYVLLAGILRQITHTSYAQLVENTFKSQLGLRQLVTYPNWYQTANHTVSYGGKDAADYNQIVTEKTGQFVRELGTGNLGMTAGDLYWYYHQLLSGNLVTPDVLNAAWQRETKATYTGGQYDKGMYLRANGMIASQHCMVLISKDGNDAVFLLSNHGNVTNYQTLIANLYTDLTGVSAKF is encoded by the coding sequence ATGCGCGGACGTCATTTTAAGAATAAGAAAAAAAGATTGATTTATCCTATATTATTTTTGTTAATCTTCACTTTATTAGGCTACTGGCTGTACGGCAATCGACATAATCTCTTTTTTGCTACGGCTAGTACCACCGAGGCTAGTAAAGAAGCAACAATTGAAAGTAGCACCACCGAGCAGCCTGACCCTGAAAATGATCCGACTATCACCACGCCTCTTGCTGCGAATGATTATCAAAATCTAGATAAAGATGTTTTACTTGCCAGCAGCGATAACTATGATAATAGTTTAAAACTGGGCAACTTTGTCGGGACGGCGCTGATTGTAAAAAATGGGCAGATTATCTTGCACCAAGGATATGGTTATCAAAACTTTGCTGAACAAAAACGAAATAGTATTCATTCACTTTACCAAATTGGTTCTGTTCAAAAAAGTTTTACCGCTACTCTGATTTATAAGCAAATTGAAGCGGGCCGCTTAAGTCTAGAGACACCTTTAAGTCAGTTTTTCCCGCAGGTTTTTGGCAGTGAAAATATCACAATTCGTCAAATGCTACATATGACGTCAGGACTTACATTGTCAGAAATTCCTTTGACTGTGACCAATGAAGCTGAAGTTGTAAATTTTGCTGTCAATGATGCACAGTTAAAATACAGTGGCCGTTTCTTCTATTCTCCGGTCAATTATGTCTTATTAGCTGGTATTTTACGCCAAATTACCCATACTAGCTATGCACAACTTGTTGAAAATACTTTTAAGAGTCAATTAGGCCTTAGACAATTAGTCACCTATCCAAATTGGTATCAAACTGCTAATCATACCGTTTCTTATGGCGGTAAAGATGCAGCTGATTATAATCAAATCGTGACAGAAAAGACTGGGCAATTTGTCCGTGAATTAGGTACAGGTAATCTGGGCATGACAGCTGGAGATTTATATTGGTACTATCATCAGTTACTATCCGGAAATTTAGTAACGCCAGATGTTTTGAATGCGGCATGGCAGAGAGAAACCAAAGCAACTTATACTGGTGGACAGTATGATAAGGGCATGTACCTGCGAGCAAATGGCATGATTGCCTCCCAACATTGCATGGTACTTATTAGTAAAGATGGCAATGATGCCGTTTTTCTTTTGAGTAATCACGGGAATGTAACAAACTATCAAACCTTGATCGCTAACCTCTACACTGACTTAACCGGCGTATCGGCTAAGTTTTAA